A genomic segment from Juglans regia cultivar Chandler chromosome 14, Walnut 2.0, whole genome shotgun sequence encodes:
- the LOC108996966 gene encoding alanine--glyoxylate aminotransferase 2 homolog 2, mitochondrial-like: MQRIFQSTLSQRNFWLRRPRCLSQLAHNHTQNTLEEEDDFLLPKIPHFDYIPLPYTGPSASEILEKRKEYLSPSILHLYKNPLNLVDGKMQYLYDENGRRYLDAFGGIATVCCGHCHPDVVEAIVNQTRRLQHSTVLYLHHAIADFAEALAAKLPGDLKVVFFTNSGTEANELALMMARLYTGFHDIISLRNGYHGNAAGTMGVTAQSNFKFNVVQTGVHHALNPDQYRGVFGSDGVKYARDVQDIIDYGTCGRVAGLIAEAIQGVGGIMELAPGYLPAVYNCIRKAGGLCIADEVQSGFARIGSHFWGFEAHDVVPDIVTMAKGIGNGIPIGAVVTTPEIAKVLMGRTYFNTFGGNPACTAGALAVLKVIEKEKLQENAFVVGSHLKECLTSLKEKHEIIGDVRGRGLMLGVELVTDRQLKTPAKAEILHIMEQMRELGVLIGKGGFHGNVFRITPPLCFTKEDADFLVGAMDYTMSKM, translated from the exons atgcaGAGGATCTTCCAAAGCACACTATCTCAAAGAAATTTCTGGCTGCGGCGGCCTCGCTGCCTCTCCCAGCTAGCCCATAACCATACCCAAAACACActcgaagaagaagatgattttCTCTTGCCCAAAATACCCCATTTCGACTACATTCCTCTCCCTTACACGGGCCCATCTGCATCTGAGATCTTGGAGAAGCGCAAGGAGTACCTCAGCCCTTCTATATTGCACTTATACAAGAACCCG TTAAATTTGGTAGATGGGAAAATGCAGTATTTGTATGACGAAAATGGCCGTAGATATTTGGATGCCTTCGGTGGGATAGCCACTGTCTGTTGCGGGCACTGTCACCCGGATGTGGTGGAAGCAATTGTTAACCAGACAAGGCGCTTGCAGCACTCTACAGTTCTGTATTTGCATCATGCCATTGCAGACTTTGCGGAGGCTCTGGCAGCTAAGCTGCCCGGAGATCTCAAG GTTGTTTTCTTCACAAATTCTGGGACTGAAGCGAATGAGCTGGCTTTAATGATGGCACGGTTGTATACGGGCTTCCATGATATCATTTCGCTCAGAAATGGGTATCATGGGAATGCGGCTGGGACAATGGGGGTCACTGCTCAATCTAATTTCAAGTTTAATGTTGTTCAG ACTGGAGTTCATCACGCCCTGAATCCTGACCAGTATCGAGGTGTCTTTGGTTCAGATGGAGTGAAATATGCTAGAGATGTTCAAGACATCATTGACTATGGAACTTGTGGTCGCGTGGCTGGCTTGATTGCCGAAGCCATACAG GGAGTAGGTGGAATTATGGAGTTGGCTCCAGGTTATCTGCCAGCCGTCTATAATTGCATTAGAAAAGCAGGGGGCCTTTGTATAGCTGATGAGGTTCAGTCAGGGTTTGCTCGTATAGGCAGTCATTTCTGGGGTTTCGAAGCACATGATGTTGTGCCTGATATTGTGACCATGGCAAAG GGAATTGGAAATGGCATTCCCATTGGTGCAGTGGTGACAACTCCTGAGATTGCAAAGGTCTTGATGGGCCGCACTTATTTCAACACCTTTGGGGGAAACCCTGCCTGTACTGCTGGTGCTCTAGCTGTTCTGAAAGTAATTGAGAAGGAAAAGCTCCAGGAGAATGCATTTGTTGTGGGGTCACATCTTAAAGAGTGTCTTACTTCCCTTAAGGAAAAGCATGAAA TTATTGGGGATGTGAGGGGAAGAGGTTTGATGCTTGGAGTTGAACTTGTAACCGATCGCCAGTTAAAAACTCCAGCTAAGGCTGAAATCTTGCATATTATGGAACAAATGAGAG AATTGGGAGTGCTAATAGGAAAGGGTGGCTTTCATGGAAATGTTTTTAGGATTACACCCCCCCTCTGCTTCACCAAGGAAGATGCTG ATTTTCTTGTGGGTGCAATGGACTACACTATGTCAAAGATGTGA